The sequence AATATTGTGCTCATGAAACTTATCAAGACAGAAGGAAAAGATAAAGGAGTACACGAGCGAATAAAGTGCAGTTTGTGCATTATAAACAATTAAACACACAAGATAAATTGAACAGTTCACCATTAAATATAATGAACCCAAACTTCCTTTCTTTTTTTGAGATAAATAAAACCCAATAACATCCAATCCACCTGAAGAACCTTTGGCACGATAGGATAGTGAGGCACCAAAAGCTCCAAGAACAGCCGCAATGATTATTGAAATAAAAACATCATCTACAATTGGCTGATTTAGGACAGGAATTAATGTAAAACAGATTGCTTGTGTTACAATAGTTACAAGTGTATAACGCACAAAAGAATGCGAAAACTTGAACCATGCAAAGATGAGCAATGGAATGTTTAAAAATAAATTGACAATCCCGGCGATGTCGAAACCAAATTCAAATTTAAAGACATATTGAATGGCATCACGCAGTAACTGGGCAATCCCAACCATACCGCCATTGTAAATCTGTGCAGGAATAATAAATAGATTAACAGAGAGTGCAAACATAATTGCACCAGTAATACAGAGTAAATAATTTTTTGTTTTTTTCATACTACAATTATAACAAAATCTCGGTGTTAAGAGTATTGTTTCTTTATGAAAGAATTTGAACCTACAAATTAATAAGATAAGAGGGATTAATGATGACAATACAAATTCGAAAAGCAAATATGGATGATTTAACCAAAATCATAAACATTCTCGAACAAGCGAAGATCGTTTTTCGAGAAAAAGGCATTGATCAATGGCAAAATGGTTATCCTAACGTAGATACAATTTTAAAAGATATACGTGATACGAGCAGTTATGTTATTTTAAAAGAACATGATATTGTGGGAACGTTTATGCTTCAATTTGGTGATGATGAAAATTATGATACGATTGAAGAAGGACAGTGGCATCAAGAGGGTCCATATGCTGTAGTGCATCGAATTGCGGTAGATCCTACATACTATGGTCAAAAAATAGCGACACAGGCATTTCTTGAAATAGAAAGTACTTGTGGAAAAGCAGGTTATTCAGTACTTAGAATTGATACCCACAAAAACAATCTTGCTATGAATGCACTGTTAGTGAAAACAGGATACCAACTTTGTGGTAAAATAACTTTAAAAGATGGGGGAGAACGACTCGCGTATGACAAAAAAATATAAAATTATTGATTGGCACTGTGATGTGCTTTTAAAACTCCAACAAGATCAAACGCTTCAATTTAAAGATTCGGAAGATTTGGATGTGAACTATGAAAAATTAAAAGCCAGTAATACTAAAGTTCAAGCTATGGCGATTTTTATTGATCCCGATTTGAACTTTGATGATAAATATCAAATTGCTTTAGAACAAATCGAAGCTTATAAGCATCGTGTACTTACAACTCCAGGTGTCGTTCAGTTAAAATCTTTTCAAGATATCGAGAACTTGGGCGAGGATGAAATCGGAACGTTTCTAACTTTAGAAGGACTCGATTGTGTTGGCAGTGATATGAATAAAGTGAAACATCTTTTAGATGAAGGCGTTCTTTCAATCGGTATGACATGGAATGAAGCGAATCTTGCATGTGATGGTATTGGTGAACCAAGAGGCGCTGGATTAACCGCTTTTGGGTTTAATGTAGTGGAAGAACTAAATGCTCGTAACTTATTTGTGGATGTATCACATATTAGTTTGAAGGGCTTTGATGATGTATTAAATAATGCGAAGCATGTAATCGCAAGTCATTCTAATGTTAAGGCTATCGCGAGTCATCGACGCAATTTAGA is a genomic window of Erysipelothrix amsterdamensis containing:
- a CDS encoding YitT family protein yields the protein MKKTKNYLLCITGAIMFALSVNLFIIPAQIYNGGMVGIAQLLRDAIQYVFKFEFGFDIAGIVNLFLNIPLLIFAWFKFSHSFVRYTLVTIVTQAICFTLIPVLNQPIVDDVFISIIIAAVLGAFGASLSYRAKGSSGGLDVIGFYLSQKKKGSLGSLYLMVNCSIYLVCLIVYNAQTALYSLVYSFIFSFCLDKFHEHNIEVSVMVYTKNKDIKREIIEVIHRGVTYWDGYGAYTGSQMDVFVTIVAQSEVVELKQLIRKHDPNAFIIVTKNLKVDGGFEKRLI
- a CDS encoding GNAT family N-acetyltransferase, coding for MMTIQIRKANMDDLTKIINILEQAKIVFREKGIDQWQNGYPNVDTILKDIRDTSSYVILKEHDIVGTFMLQFGDDENYDTIEEGQWHQEGPYAVVHRIAVDPTYYGQKIATQAFLEIESTCGKAGYSVLRIDTHKNNLAMNALLVKTGYQLCGKITLKDGGERLAYDKKI
- a CDS encoding dipeptidase; this encodes MTKKYKIIDWHCDVLLKLQQDQTLQFKDSEDLDVNYEKLKASNTKVQAMAIFIDPDLNFDDKYQIALEQIEAYKHRVLTTPGVVQLKSFQDIENLGEDEIGTFLTLEGLDCVGSDMNKVKHLLDEGVLSIGMTWNEANLACDGIGEPRGAGLTAFGFNVVEELNARNLFVDVSHISLKGFDDVLNNAKHVIASHSNVKAIASHRRNLDDNQIRRMVEHGFPIHVVYYDAFVTDEEKETQISDLVRHIEYLRKMGCTNQIGLGSDFDGIATKIKNLEDASKTQNLLKEIEIEFGEKFTNAIAYDNFINYVNHKMI